A region of the Cyprinus carpio isolate SPL01 chromosome A14, ASM1834038v1, whole genome shotgun sequence genome:
GATAatgattttcagatttttttttaaataatattttatatatttttaaaaacactactgttcaaaagttttaaaagaaattactattttattcagcaaagatgcagtaaattgatcaatagtgacagtgaagactgacattgttacaaaacattcctatttcaaatagatgtgaacattctattaatcatacagcacagtttccacaaaatcaTTAAGCTGTTTCTAACAttaataatatgaagaaatgtttGTTAAGCACCAAATTaatgtattagaatgatttctgaaggatcatgtggcaccgaagactggagtagtgatgctgaaaattcagcattgccatcataaggatattacattttaaaataaatcaaaatagaaaaatgtaattgtataatgtgtaatatttcacaatattactgtttatactaaATGTTCTtgtttaagcataaacctcactaAATTTATGCttgaagacagaaaaaaatatttggggaAGAGCATTTAATTCAAGATATTTTCCCTAAGAATAAGTCATAATattgtatgcagttttgcttcaagtaatttgatcttttaatatggaaagaaaacattttgaatgctTATTATTCATTGGGTTTGACAAGATTAATTTTGCAACAACTCTTGGACTTCACcgttcaataaaaacaaaacacatttatcatttttgttataGGAATTCAGAGGTACAGTTGCAGATCACCCTGACTTTGATGCAGGCAGTGATGCAGAGGCCCTGTATGATGCCATGAAAGGCTTTGGTGAGTGTCAGGACTCCTCATCTATAGATGTTATATATCAAGCCAGTGGCTGCTGGGATATGTCCATATGATCACTTAAAAGTATTCTCTTTTGTGTCACAGGAAGTGACAAGGAGGCCATCTTAGAACTGATTGCTTCACGAAGCAATAGGCAGGAGATACGTGCTGCCTACAAATCACAGTTTGGGAATGTAAAGGAAAATCAAAATCAAccacaaacaaaaagtaaaaaaaaaaaaaaaacataaaacacaatacaaaaaattaaaaaaaggatgtTATTTTATAGGATTTAATTGATGATCTGAAATACGAGCTGACAGGGAAGTTTGAACGTCTGATTGTGGGTTTGATGAGACCTCCAGCCTATCATGATGCTAAAGAAATCAAGGATGCCATTAAGGTATGTAAGAATCTTGATGCTTTGAGAATTTGAGACATTCAGTTAAATGTGCTGTGCCTGGCTGATGGAATTGCACTGAGACGAACTATTAAAATGCATGGCTTGTATTTAGATAGATGTGTTATGCTGTATTAATTAATTCTGTCCTTAATATTtaggaattataaggttctatctgacatttttgtcaaaatgtagTCATTCACATACTTATTCCGTGACAACTTATTAAaattatgtgatagattttttaatgttgtgtacattttgggtctttttatttaaaacacaaaaaggttctatctacacagtcgaatggaatgcaaaaactttgaagttcaatatctcaaaactattTAGAAtatagatagaaccttataattccaaatggatgattttctgaaaatatatttaattacgattatatataatgtaatatgatAAGAAAATGGCTACCGGATGTGTGGTCTTTACTATATCAGTCAATCAGCTAAACAGAATAGTCACTTACAACCTCATCTCTAAGCATCATTCATTAAAAGACCAATTACAATATCAGTTATTTacttcatgttttgttttatgaatctATTTTGCTGTTGCTATCATTAGGATTCGGTAAGTGATTTTCCTTAACTAATTAAATGCCAATATTTAGGCCAGTTCTTTCTTTAGTGAGTGTTAACTATTTCATGATCTGTATGGCTGTGAAAAATCTAAAAGGCTTCAGTAATAGAAACCATGGAAGAAATGTCTGACTATACCTTTGGAAAAGAAATAGATTTATATATCTAATATGTATTTATCACAGATATAGAACCTGCTTTGTTTCATCTCTTAATGGGGAGTTTAAACCTAAATTGCTGTTAATTGCAGATTTTAACTGCTTACTGCAAATGCCTTGTTACAACAAAAGACTGCATGGtttgaaaaaatgtttgcaatactAACACTATCCTATATGACACAATCTTCTCTCATTTTTGAACACGTTCAATTtcaatacttaaatatttattaattttaatatttatacatattcaaTACTGTAATTTCTCTGTGTCATTTAAGTAACTGCACTCATATCCCTCTGTAATAATTATACTATCTGACTATACATTATCTTTTACAAATAGACAAATACAAATTAAGAGACAGAATATGCGATTTATGCTCAGTAATGGACCTTCTTGCTCTGCTTTAAAGGGAGCAGGAacagatgagaaatgtttgattgAAATTCTCGCTTCAAGAACCAATGAGCAGATTCATAATCTGGTGGCAGCATACAAAGATGGTGagttttcttagtttttttttttttacacaagatAACAAGAAACCAGAGATTCTTCTGAACTGAGGCAAAGCCTGACTCTGTGATTGTATTTACAGCATATGACAGAGACCTTGAGGAGGATGTTATAGGGGACACATCTGGACATTTTAAGAAGATGCTGGTTGTTTTGCTTCAGGTGAGTCAAATCTTGtatatgttgatttatgtttatatatcaaAGGTTTAGAAATGTATGATTTTAAAAccttcatgttgttgtttttggaaatCCAGAAGCTGTGTAAGTTAATCGTGTCTTGTTTCTCAGGGGACCAGAGAGGAAGATGATGTTGTTAGTGAAGACCTCGTGGAGCAAGATGCTCAAGTGAGTGCGAATATTAGACTTAGAACTAGCTATAAATTGCAATCTGTTTCAAACAGATCACTGGATAAATGATACTACGTACAAATCAGTATTgcattgattctgattggttgattgtgaCCTTCTGTGGTCAAATGTTATTTACAATGATTGTGTAACTCTCTTTCTTcccacataaagaaaaaaaaatgtaattgaatattCTATGcttgtttacatatttatttggcTCTTTAGTGTATAAAGTCAACAGGAAAACTATGTAGCATACTAGAATACCCTACCATGCAACTTCGCAAGTGTGTTTTTGACCTCCTGACTTGCATCCTGAAAGAATGATTGTGTGTAATCTCACTGTGTAGGACCTGTATGACGCAGGAGAGGCACAGTGGGGCACAGACGAGGCCAAATTCATCATGCTGCTGGGAAACCGAAGTGTGACCCATTTGCAGTTGGGTATGAGAATTGCAGCCACACACTGGACACAGAGATTTCTGCTGACTAACACCCCTCCTCCACTACATAATCTCTCTTCTGTGTCTGTAGCACTCCTCACCGCAGTGCTGATTAGATTTGACCATCAGGTTGCTGCTTTTAATACCCTGACACAAAACCACTGTGCAGTGATCCAAATGATGCGTGATTATGCAAGATGCACCACTgtgcaattttatgattgttaatGAATTTAGATTATTAATGGTTAAGATTCATTGCAATATTCGGATTAACCAGTGTAACATGGATAAATTCTGTATGACGTAACAGCAAATAAATAActgtgtttttcagtttttgatgAATACCAGAAAATTGCTGAGAAGTCCATTGAGGACAGTATTAAGAGTGAGCTCTCCGGAGACTTTGAAACACTGATGTTGGCTGTCGGTAAGCTTTGGCACCATGCAATCAATACCTGAAAGCTCACTGCTGCATGTGCTCTAAGATCTGCTTTTTTGGTTATCTCCCATAGTTCAGTGCATCAGGAGTAAGCCCATGTTCTTCGCCAGACGCCTTTACAAATCCATGAAGGTAGTGTTACCTGTTAGAAAGAATTGTAATGGAGTAGAATTGCATTTCTCAAGGCTTATATCAATGCATTGTTATTTTTCCCATCTGTCTGCAGGGTCTGGGCACGGCTGATAACACTCTGATCCGCATCATGGTCTGCCGCTCTGAGATTGACATGCTGGACATCAGAGAGTGCTTCAGACTGCGCTATGAGAAATCTCTGTATAACATGATTCAGGTGCATATACATCAGTATCCGGACATTTCTGCATTCTCTCAGTACATTTATGtgtgttacatttattattgtttgaaaTCATTTACAATACAGTGAAATTTTTCTCTTTGGCCTTATAATTGCATTTGTCATTTGTTGTGTAGTTACATAGGAAATATGGTTTATTCATGTCGGGCATTGATGGCTCATATTTTAAAAGTTACCCACAGGgtgcatgttgtgtgtgtctgtaattaaaatagtaaataatatattttcccaTGTGTTAACCCAACAGGATGACACATCCGGGGATTACAAGCGCACCCTGCTGAAACTGTGTGGAGGAGATGATGAGTAAGCTTTTTTAAGGGTCATGTTAAAAATCCTAGCTTTATATGTAGAGATAACTATAAGTGAGCCATTCAAAGGTCGATTCCTCTCAAAAACTGTATTATGTAAATTGCATTTAATGATTctagtggtgcagaaatcacAAACTTCTCTAGATCCATTTTGCAGTAACTATGAACAATCAGTAGAGGGTGACATTGGtctatcataaaacaaaaaaaaaattaatagtatCCACAGTTTTAGATATATAGAAACAAGACATGAGTTTCTATCTATACtttctttaaatgttcttttaatgcACGGTACTGTTTAAAAGTCTGAGTTCAGTAagtatgttttgatgtttttcttatgttagtctcttatgcttaccgaggctatatttatttgatgaaaaacacagTAGGACAGTAATATCGTGAGATATTACTACAATgtgattttctatttaaatgaatAGAGCTATTATGCCAGTCTACAATGTCATATTATTGTATgtcatgtattatattatttagaggTTCTTGCAGATTTCATTGAGCTAGGGCCAGAGATCAAGAAttgaaactattttgtttttgtcaagccCTCAACCCACACATTGTTATTTTGTCAGCACAAAAGGCTAAAgagctgtttgtttttcagtattgCAGGGGAGTTCTTCCCAGAGGCTGCACAGATTGCCTACAAGATGTGGGAAATCAGCGCCATGACCAAAGTCCAGGTTGGAGACCCCCACGTTTTCTTTCAGCAGCATGCATTATATTATCCTCTGTGCCGGCCAAGCTAGAGTTGATAACTGTGTCATGCACCCTGAACATACAGCAGAGCTTTTGTCTCTGCACAGATAGCATACAAATGCAACTCAATTTGCTAATCAGAGTCTTGATTTGCTGCCAGTTCCTGTGACACTTTTCCAGTCACTCAGTAAAGTGTCATACCAATCCCACAGATCTcagtgtgtctgtatgtgtgcttGTGCTGCTGCTGTGATGTTGCTGCTAATCAGTTTAACAAATATGCACTGATAGATCTATGTTATCAatatgtgtatgtctttttaatgtgTAAGTGTATCATTTTGTCTTTCTTATGCATCACTAGTTACGAGGAACTGTGCGACCATACCAAAATTTTGACCCTGCGAGTGATGCTCAAGCTCTGAGAAAAGCAATGAAGGGATTTGGTACGTGAAAACACAGTATGTTATGTTAATAGCATGCATTAGCCCAAAAATggctaaatataatatatgatttccTGTTATTTTTCAGGAACTGATGAAGATACGATTATTGACATTGTGGCAAACAGGAGCAATGCACAGAGACAGGAGATCAGACAgacttttaaatctcttttgGGACGGGTACGACACTGCCCTGTCTAGTTTTGTTCCCAATTGAACAGAGTAtattactgtaaatgtgtatGCATTTGGTATTTAGCTGATTTATACAGTTGTTTTCCATCAGGATCTCATGGCTGACCTAAAATCAGAACTGTCCAAAAACCTCGAAAGACTCATCCTGGGTCTCATGATGACTCCAGCAGAGTTTGATGCTAAGATGATGAAGAAAGCCATGGAGGTACAGAGAATAAAATTGTAAAGGCATGACGGAACCAAACAAAAATCTTATTTGAGTCATAGAAAAGGGTGTTTCATCATTTAAGCAGATCGACCTGCTTTTGCTTTTTAACCTCTGTGTTCATTTGTTCACTGGGGGTCAGTGACCTGTCCAAACAAGAGCAGAGGTGATCTGTTTGTTTGCCAGTGTTGCTTTCATGTTGAGCTTCACTgggttagtaaaaaaaattaagccaaaAGCAGTATTTTAGTGATATGcatatgtttacatataaaaatttaaaGCAATTTGGTATGAAATACAATGTTTATGCTTAAATAGATCCTTGTTTATGCTTGAATAGAtgtatttgaaattttttattagGGCGCAGGGACCGATGAACATGCATTGATTGAGATCCTGGTCACTAGGAACAACCAGGAGATTCAGGAGATGTGCTCTGCCTATCAGAATGGTAACTAAAAACCTTGCTgtaaatttaataatacattgtCCAGCAGGCGGCGCCATTGATTTAGGCTAAACAGATATAAAACGTCTCCGTAATGGGGTATTTAATACAGTTTCAACAATCATTTATAGAGGAGAAACTATCCATCACTTTATGTCTATGCATATATATTAACTTTCTTCTACATAGCTTATAAAAAAAGTTTGGAGGATGCCATCGCATCAGAAACATCTGGGCATTTCAAACGGATCCTGATATCTTTGGCACAGGTACATCTACACAGTTCTTGCATCCAAACATGGACTCACAGTTCATACTTTGTGCTTTATGAACTCATAGTTTACTTCAATCTGATGGTGTTTGTCAGGGAACCCGTGAGGAGGACCCAGCAGACATGGCCAGGGCCTTAGAAGATGCCCAGGTAAGTGTGAAATACTCATAAAACACAACTGTCTTTTGTTTACTAAGTAAAAAGGTAATGCCAGAGTATTATcataagattacttttttttgtccaatttaaGAATTGGCAGATGCATGCAATGCAGACTCCGGTGACTTGGAGGACAGGTTCATGAGTATTCTGTGCACGAGGAGTTTTCCTCACCTGAGGAGAGGTAATGTAAACTCATGTTTGCTTCTGGTACACATGCTAATACATGTTTTCATGGACGCTCCAGCCAACATTTGCTATATCCCCTCCAGTGTTCCAGGAATTTGTGAGGTGCAGCAACAAAGATATCGAGCAGATTATAAAGAAGGAGATGTCAGGAGATATTAAAAATGCCATGTTTGctattggtaagatttttgtcaGGACAATGaccaatgaaaatattttttattttatggcaaattactttgaatttgaattttttttttactgatacaGGGGTCATATCATCATGAAACCAGAAATGAATTCGAGCATACTGTCAAAATTAGTCAAATATAAATAGTCAATTGTAGTATTTGTTCattatgtgcttttatcatttttttaatagatctatttagctttaatttgttatgttttatgtgctttttatcattttttaatttgtttagatatatattatagctttaatttgtttaaatatatatatatatatatatatatatatatatatatatataataaagctatgtttagatttatttcaattaacaaattattttttatagttgtagatttcattttagttaacaataacaacacttaatcagcaccatatttaatatttaaggcTGTGAGTGATagaagtacagtgcattcagtggactgtactgttgtttaacaacacaccgattgttcagctgatgaaacatctttctgaaaaaactttcagtagacaaaGACAccataaaatagttttgaaagttgtgaatTGTGAAAAATACATGATCTAGGACCTTTGTACAGTGTTCCACTGTAAAGACTGAAAGTCTATccttcacagccttgttttcatccgCATTAAATTCATTATGGTGTCTAACCTGATTAAGGTTTATAACAAAGCTGCAGACATTGTATACATGCGAAGAGAACGTCTTAAAGTCTTACAAATGATTAAATCATGACTCTATTTTCTAATATTATAAGCGGTGTATGATACAACTCCTTTAACAATTACATCAGCAACCAGTGACATTTATGATCACAtgttttacatacaaaaaaatcacatgacCCCAGTCATCTAAAAAATAGCAATTGCATGTGTGTATTTTCCAGTGCGGAGTGTGAAGAATCAGCCGTCTTACTTTGCTGACCGATTGTACAAAGCCATGAAggtaaaagtgcatttttatgtaATACACTTCCCTCAACATCTGTTTCTGAGCAGGAGGAACAAACTCAAACAGCTGATGTAGACCAAGAACATGACATCAGTCAACTCAAAGTGACTACAAAACACGAATAACTCGGGTCTCTTTAATATCTAAAGTGTTTCAATGCTCCCAGTGAAAGTGGGAGCAAATGGAGATACTTGTTCTCACATAACAGTAATCACACTCCAGTAGTCTGGAGTTTAGAAGACATTTCAATAATAGCATTTTATAGCTCTTACTACTCCCACTCTTACTATTTCATAAGTTGatgctgaaataaaacagaactgAAGACTCAGTTAAGTCTCTGAGTAAAACCATTACAGACACTGATTAAAAACATGCTTTACTGAGTAAGTCGCTCACTAtaaaatgaaacatgttttatggTCTTAGTTTTTGTGGGCTAAACACACTTGTGTACAGCAACAGTCATGTAGAGCTCATCTGATGAGAGAGTATCTGTGCCAGCGATGGTTCTCAGGCTTGATTATGAGTCACAGGCCCTGTGATGAGCATCTGCACTATTGCTGATGCTTTGCTTCATAAGCATCACACAGATCAGCGGTCAGGCCAGAGTTTCCTAAGCACTGTGACTTTCCCTGCAGGGCCTGGGAACAGACGACAGGGCTCTGATCCGTATCATGGTGTCCCGCTCCGAGATTGACCTCTTCAACATCCGCAAAGAGTTCAAGGAGACCCATGACGCCTCTTTGCATGAATTCATCCAGGTAGAGACGTTCGTTGTAAGTTGTGTGCTCCTTCTCATACATACTGCATGCATTTGTGCATGTGTTACTGGTGCGATCGGACGTTAGTGAATTTAAAAGAGAGTTGTGTAGATATTGTGTTTTGTCTTACTGTAGGCGTTGCACATCCTCTTTTGGTTAAGTCGAGGGGAACAGAGTGTTTGACAGGTTCCTGCGGTGTACTCGCTCGACTCAGCTGTTTAGGAATTCCCCCCTGCATGCTTGACTTCCTCTCAGTGTGCTGAATCTGATTGGTGGAGAGAATGGAGACAGGAAGTGTTCAATAACAGGTCTATACTGGCTCTGTAGTCAAAACTCCCTTTAGAGATCAATAACAACACTAATTTATACCTTTTATGTCTTGTTTTTGGGGCTTATCATGTTATTAGTTGGGCATGTATGCAGATAAACCAACCAAAACAAACTAATgcttcatttaaattcaaattatatattaaaaataaaaaaataacagcatgatttatttttagatactTGCAGATAAAGCATGCTGAGAACaagtctttctgtgtgtgtttttaaggtgTGTCAAAAGATTTCCTGATTAGATTGAATGTTTTGTAGAATTGCATGGtttcataacattttcatttgcatttgcaaaCATTATTTCCATGGAAATGCACTTTAGACTATGAAGGAAGGAAAGTGATCTGTTGATCCCACTGCTTGTACAGTTATTATGAAAGTTTATATGAAATGCTCTGTAATTACGTAATGCAGTAAATTTCATAATGGCTTAATATCATTATGCAACGCAAAACTTCCACTGATATGATTATGATGTACACTCCCAAATTattaggtatgtttttgatgctttatttcacaatgttttgTCTGACCAAATCATATTATTTTCTCAGGGTGACACATCAGGAGACTATCGTAAAATCCTTTTGATTCTCTGTGGAGGTGAGGACTAGAACATTGTCTGTCGTCCGGGATGTATCACACAGGATATTCATGCCAAGTAACCAGTGCACTGTGTCCCCATTCATTGTTTGTGAGTTTCTAGTGACATACAGTCTTTGTGCCCTCTGCTGCCATGCCAATGCCAAAGCTAATGACCTGTGCAGAAGCCACACCTAGTCCCATTTTCTAAAAATCGTGCgcgaaacactttttttttttttttttacagttaaaagcACTTTTTATGGTGTTACCGTACTACTAGTGCTTTATTTGTTACCCAACATCCTGTTTAAATTGATTACCCCAGAAATAAAAGGACGTGATCGTGTTTTGAGTTTGTGTTGTTAGATGGACaccattgttgttgtgttttaataCCAAAAGTTGCATTAAATCTAGTACAGAATGTGGTGATATGCTTCTGAACACAGTACCAAAATTGTTGATCATACAAAAGATCTGCACACTTGTTATTCTCCTTTTATTCAGAAAAAGTTCAAAGTGGCAACGTTTCGGTCAAAGACTGAAGTTTTAATTATCTGATGTTTTTTTACACCTGGCCAAGATGTGTGTACTTTGACTTTTTtcatacaaatgtaaacaaataaaatgaatgacttGCGGTCACGTATGTAAGCTTTCATGGGCATTTCAGTAGGAATCCACATGAATATTTTGCCTTGCATATTTTGCAACAGGTTTAAGTTGGTCACACAAATTACACTGTTGACAATAATCAATGAACCTTTTCGACCACATCTTTAGTATTTTCATATGCTTATTGATATTATGCATAATCAATATTATGACATACTGTAGGCTAAATAGAAAAACTGACAAATTCGTTTTTTAAGGCCCATTCACTCCATGGATGATAGTTCTAGTGAGaaagatatagttttaaaaattgttctaaatttaaaggggtcatatgat
Encoded here:
- the anxa6 gene encoding annexin A6 isoform X1, with product MGKEFRGTVADHPDFDAGSDAEALYDAMKGFGSDKEAILELIASRSNRQEIRAAYKSQFGNDLIDDLKYELTGKFERLIVGLMRPPAYHDAKEIKDAIKGAGTDEKCLIEILASRTNEQIHNLVAAYKDAYDRDLEEDVIGDTSGHFKKMLVVLLQGTREEDDVVSEDLVEQDAQDLYDAGEAQWGTDEAKFIMLLGNRSVTHLQLVFDEYQKIAEKSIEDSIKSELSGDFETLMLAVVQCIRSKPMFFARRLYKSMKGLGTADNTLIRIMVCRSEIDMLDIRECFRLRYEKSLYNMIQDDTSGDYKRTLLKLCGGDDDIAGEFFPEAAQIAYKMWEISAMTKVQLRGTVRPYQNFDPASDAQALRKAMKGFGTDEDTIIDIVANRSNAQRQEIRQTFKSLLGRDLMADLKSELSKNLERLILGLMMTPAEFDAKMMKKAMEGAGTDEHALIEILVTRNNQEIQEMCSAYQNAYKKSLEDAIASETSGHFKRILISLAQGTREEDPADMARALEDAQELADACNADSGDLEDRFMSILCTRSFPHLRRVFQEFVRCSNKDIEQIIKKEMSGDIKNAMFAIVRSVKNQPSYFADRLYKAMKGLGTDDRALIRIMVSRSEIDLFNIRKEFKETHDASLHEFIQVETFVGDTSGDYRKILLILCGGED
- the anxa6 gene encoding annexin A6 isoform X2; translated protein: MGKEFRGTVADHPDFDAGSDAEALYDAMKGFGSDKEAILELIASRSNRQEIRAAYKSQFGNDLIDDLKYELTGKFERLIVGLMRPPAYHDAKEIKDAIKGAGTDEKCLIEILASRTNEQIHNLVAAYKDAYDRDLEEDVIGDTSGHFKKMLVVLLQGTREEDDVVSEDLVEQDAQDLYDAGEAQWGTDEAKFIMLLGNRSVTHLQLVFDEYQKIAEKSIEDSIKSELSGDFETLMLAVVQCIRSKPMFFARRLYKSMKGLGTADNTLIRIMVCRSEIDMLDIRECFRLRYEKSLYNMIQDDTSGDYKRTLLKLCGGDDDIAGEFFPEAAQIAYKMWEISAMTKVQLRGTVRPYQNFDPASDAQALRKAMKGFGTDEDTIIDIVANRSNAQRQEIRQTFKSLLGRDLMADLKSELSKNLERLILGLMMTPAEFDAKMMKKAMEGAGTDEHALIEILVTRNNQEIQEMCSAYQNAYKKSLEDAIASETSGHFKRILISLAQGTREEDPADMARALEDAQELADACNADSGDLEDRFMSILCTRSFPHLRRVFQEFVRCSNKDIEQIIKKEMSGDIKNAMFAIVRSVKNQPSYFADRLYKAMKGLGTDDRALIRIMVSRSEIDLFNIRKEFKETHDASLHEFIQGDTSGDYRKILLILCGGED